Proteins from a genomic interval of Equus quagga isolate Etosha38 chromosome 13, UCLA_HA_Equagga_1.0, whole genome shotgun sequence:
- the SLC7A10 gene encoding asc-type amino acid transporter 1, translated as MRPPVGAVRAARAARAPTDGRTDGAAAGRTDGSAQGAGTWRDSDMAGHTQQPSRRGNPGPAPSPSSGPGPGPGASERVALKKEIGLVSACTIIIGNIIGSGIFISPKGVLEHSGSVGLALFVWVLGGGVTALGSLCYAELGVAIPKSGGDYAYVTEIFGGLAGFLLLWSAVLIMYPTSLAVISMTFSNYVLQPVFPNCIPPAAASRALSMACLMLLTWVNSSSVRWATRIQDIFTGGKLLALSLIIGVGFLQIFQGRFEELRPSNAFDFWMTPSVGHLALAFLQGSFAFSGWNFLNYVTEELVDPRKNLPRAIFISIPLVTFVYAFTNVAYFTAMSPQELLASNAVAVTFGEKLLGYFSWVMPVSVALSTFGGINGYLFTSSRLCFSGAREGHLPSLLAMIHVRHCTPIPALLVCCGATAVIMLVGDTYTLINYVSFINYLCYGVTILGLLVLRWRRPALHRPIKVSLLIPATYLVFWAFLLVFSFISEPVVCGVGIAIILTGVPIFFLGAFWRRKPKCVHRLTESMTRWGQELCFVVYPQDAPEEEENGPCQPSALPATDKPLKTQ; from the exons ATGCGCCCGCCGGTGGGCGCTGTCCGGGCTGCCAGGGCGGCGCGCGCACCGACAGACGGACGCACCGACGGAGCGGCGGCCGGTCGGACAGACGGGTCAGCGCAGGGAGCGGGGACGTGGCGGGACAGTGACATGGCCGGCCATACGCAGCAGCCGAGCAGGCGCGGGAACCCCGGCCCTGCGCCTTCGCCCTCCTCCGGccctggccccggccccggcgCCTCGGAGCGGGTGGCGCTCAAGAAGGAGATCGGGCTGGTGAGCGCCTGCACCATCATCATCG GGAACATCATCGGCTCGGGCATCTTCATCTCCCCCAAGGGAGTCCTGGAGCACTCAGGCTCTGTGGGTCTGGCCCTCTTCGTCTGGGTCCTGGGTGGGGGCGTCACTGCCCTGGGCTCCCTCTGCTACGCGGAGCTGGGAGTCGCCATCCCCAAGTCTGGCGGGGACTACGCCTATGTCACCGAGATCTTCGGGGGCCTGGCTGG CTTCCTGCTGCTCTGGAGCGCCGTCCTCATCATGTACCCCACCAGCCTGGCCGTCATCTCCATGACCTTCTCGAACTACGTGCTCCAGCCCGTGTTCCCCAACTGCATCCCCCCGGCCGCTGCATCCCGTGCACTCTCCATGGCCTGCCTGA TGCTTCTGACGTGGGTGAATAGCTCCAGCGTGCGCTGGGCCACGCGCATCCAGGACATCTTCACTGGTGGGAAGCTGCTGGCCCTGTCACTCATCATTGGCGTGGGCTTTCTTCAGATCTTCCAAG GACGCTTTGAGGAGCTGAGGCCCAGTAATGCCTTCGACTTCTGGATGACACCCTCCGTGGGTCACCTGGCCCTGGCCTTCCTCCAGGGCTCCTTTGCCTTCAGCGGATGGAACTTCCTCAACTATGTCACTGAGGAGCTGGTTGACCCTCGAAA GAACCTACCTCGCGCCATCTTCATCTCCATCCCGCTGGTGACCTTTGTGTACGCCTTCACCAACGTCGCCTACTTCACCGCCATGTCCCCCCAGGAGCTGCTGGCCTCCAACGCAGTGGCCGTG ACCTTCGGGGAGAAGCTCCTGGGCTACTTCTCTTGGGTCATGCCCGTCTCCGTGGCACTTTCCACTTTTGGAGGGATCAATGGCTACCTGTTCACCTCCTCCAG actGTGCTTCTCTGGAGCCCGAGAGGGGCATCTGCCTAGCCTGCTGGCCATGATCCACGTCAGACACTGCACCCCTATCCCTGCCCTCCTCGTCTGC tgcGGGGCCACGGCGGTCATCATGCTCGTGGGAGACACATACACGCTCATCAACTACGTGTCCTTCATCAACTACCTCTGCTATGGAGTCACCATCCTGGGCCTGCTCGTGCTGCGCTGGAGGCGGCCGGCGCTCCACAGGCCCATCAAG GTGAGCCTCCTCATCCCGGCCACGTACTTGGTCTTTTGGGCATTCCTGCTGGTCTTCAGCTTCATCTCGGAGCCTGTGGTGTGTGGGGTCGGCATCGCCATCATCCTCACGGGGGTGCCCATTTTCTTCCTGGGAGCGTTCTGGAGACGCAAACCAAAGTGTGTGCACAGACTCACAG AGTCAATGACACGCTGGGGCCAGGAGCTGTGTTTCGTGGTCTACCCCCAGGACGCCCCCGAGGAGGAGGAAAATGGCCCCTGCCAGCCCTCTGCACTGCCCGCCACAGACAAACCCTTGAAGACACAATGA
- the LRP3 gene encoding low-density lipoprotein receptor-related protein 3 isoform X2 gives MITISFRNFDVEESHQCSLDWLMLGPAAPPRQEAFRLCGSAIPPAFISARDHVWIFFHSDASSSGQAQGFRLSYIRGKLGQASCQADEFRCDNGKCLPGPWQCNTVDECGDGSDEGNCSAPASEPPGSLCPGGTFPCSGLRSTRCLPAERRCDGTQDCGDGSDEAGCPDLACGRRLGSFYGSFASPDLFGAARGPSDLHCTWLVDTQDPRRVLLQLELRLGYDDYVQVYEGLGERGDRLLQTLSYRSNHRPVSLEAAQGRLTVAYHARARSAGHGFNATYQVKGYCLPWEQPCGSSGDGDAGDPGEQGCFSEPQRCDGWWHCASGRDEQGCPTCPPDQYPCEGGSGLCYAPADRCNNQKSCPDGADEKNCFSCQPGTFHCGTNLCIFETWRCDGQEDCQDGSDEHGCLAAVPRKVITAALIGSLVCGLLLVIALGCAFKLYSLRTQEYRAFETQMTRLEAEFVRREAPPSYGQLIAQGLIPPVEDFPVYSASQASVLQNLRTAMRRQMRRHASRRGPSRRRLGRLWNRLFHRPRAPRGQIPLLTAARTSQTVLGDGLLQPAPGAAPDPPAPRTDTGSPGAAGDGLPSAHCHAPEVGPSVPAPLGLREPECGPVDKDRKACRDPLVDSPAPMDMPRELCLAQDPQPPAPTASSTLGPHPPEPLGVCRSPPPPCSPALEASDDEALLVC, from the exons ATGATCACCATCAG CTTCCGCAACTTTGACGTGGAGGAGTCTCACCAGTGCTCCCTGGACTGGCTCATGCTGGGCccggcggccccgccccgccAGGAGGCCTTCCGGCTCTGCGGCTCCGCCATCCCGCCCGCCTTCATCTCTGCCCGGGACCACGTCTGGATCTTCTTCCACTCTGACGCATCCAGCTCCGGCCAGGCCCAGGGCTTCCGTCTCTCATACATCCGAG GGAAGCTGGGCCAGGCATCGTGTCAGGCAGATGAGTTCCGCTGTGACAACGGCAAGTGCCTGCCGGGCCCGTGGCAGTGCAACACCGTGGATGAGTGTGGCGACGGCTCGGACGAGGGCAACTGCTCTGCGCCAGCCTCGGAGCCGCCGGGCAGCCTGTGCCCTGGGGGCACCTTCCCCTGCAGCGGGCTGCGCTCCACGCGCTGCCTGCCCGCAGAGCGGCGCTGCGACGGCACCCAGGACTGCGGCGATGGCTCTGATGAGGCCGGCTGCCCCGACCTGGCATGCGGCCGGAGGCTCGGCAGCTTCTATGGCTCCTTCGCCTCCCCCGACCTGTTCGGGGCGGCCCGTGGGCCCTCGGACCTTCACTGCACGTGGCTGGTGGACACGCAGGACCCGCGGCGCGTGCTGCTGCAGCTGGAGCTGCGGCTGGGGTACGACGACTACGTGCAGGTGTACGAGGGCCTGGGCGAGCGCGGGGACCGCCTGCTGCAGACGCTGTCCTACCGCAGCAACCACCGGCCCGTGAGCCTCGAGGCCGCCCAGGGCCGCCTCACTGTGGCTTACCACGCGCGCGCCCGCAGCGCCGGCCACGGCTTCAATGCCACCTACCAGGTGAAGGGCTACTGCCTCCCGTGGGAGCAGCCGTGCGGGAGCAGCGGCGATGGCGACGCGGGCGACCCCGGCGAGCAGGGCTGCTTCTCGGAGCCCCAGCGCTGTGACGGCTGGTGGCACTGTGCCAGCGGCCGCGACGAGCAGGGCTGCCCCACCTGCCCGCCCGACCAGTACCCCTGTGAGGGCGGCAGCGGCCTGTGCTACGCGCCTGCCGACCGCTGCAACAACCAGAAGAGCTGCCCGGACGGCGCCGATGAGAAGAACTGCTTCTCCTGCCAGCCCGGCACTTTCCACTGCGGCACCAACCTGTGCATCTTCGAGACGTGGCGCTGCGACGGCCAGGAGGACTGCCAGGACGGCAGCGACGAGCACGGCTGCCTGGCGGCCGTGCCCCGCAAGGTCATCACGGCCGCGCTCATCGGCAGCCTAGTCTGCGGCCTGCTGCTCGTCATCGCCCTGGGCTGCGCCTTCAAGCTCTACTCCTTGCGCACGCAGGAGTACAG GGCCTTCGAGACGCAGATGACGCGCCTAGAGGCCGAGTTTGTGCGGCGGGAGGCGCCCCCGTCCTACGGGCAGCTCATCGCGCAGGGCCTCATCCCGCCCGTGGAGGACTTCCCGGTCTACAGCGCTTCCCAG GCCTCGGTGCTACAGAACCTTCGCACGGCCATGCGGCGGCAGATGCGCCGGCACGCCTCCCGCCGAGGGCCGTCCCGCCGCCGCCTCGGCCGCCTGTGGAACCGGCTCTTCCACCGGCCGCGGGCGCCGCGCGGACAGATCCCGCTGCTGACCGCCGCGCGCACCTCCCAGACGGTGCTGGGTGACGGGCTCCTCCAGCCGGCACCGGGAGCCGCCCCGGACCCGCCGGCACCACGGACGGACACAGGCAGCCCCGGAGCAGCTGGGGACGGGCTCCCCAGTGCCCACTGCCACGCTCCAGAGGTGGGACCTTCTGTGCCGGCCCCCTTGGGCCTGCGGGAGCCGGAGTGCGGGCCAGTGGACAAGGACAGAAAGGCCTGCAGGGACCCTCTGGTGGACAGCCCGGCTCCTATGGACATGCCTCGGGAGCTCTGCTTGGCCCAGgaccctcagcccccagcccccactgccAGCAGCACCCTAGGCCCCCACCCACCAGAGCCACTGGGTGTCTGCAGGAGCCCCCCGCCACCCTGCTCCCCAGCATTGGAGGCCAGTGACGACGAGGCCCTGTTGGTCTGCTGA
- the LRP3 gene encoding low-density lipoprotein receptor-related protein 3 isoform X1 has translation MEKRAAAGPEGAPGARAQLAVVCLVNIVLTGRLSSAVPALAACSGKLEQHTERRGVIYSPAWPLNYPPGTNCSWYIQGDRGDMITISFRNFDVEESHQCSLDWLMLGPAAPPRQEAFRLCGSAIPPAFISARDHVWIFFHSDASSSGQAQGFRLSYIRGKLGQASCQADEFRCDNGKCLPGPWQCNTVDECGDGSDEGNCSAPASEPPGSLCPGGTFPCSGLRSTRCLPAERRCDGTQDCGDGSDEAGCPDLACGRRLGSFYGSFASPDLFGAARGPSDLHCTWLVDTQDPRRVLLQLELRLGYDDYVQVYEGLGERGDRLLQTLSYRSNHRPVSLEAAQGRLTVAYHARARSAGHGFNATYQVKGYCLPWEQPCGSSGDGDAGDPGEQGCFSEPQRCDGWWHCASGRDEQGCPTCPPDQYPCEGGSGLCYAPADRCNNQKSCPDGADEKNCFSCQPGTFHCGTNLCIFETWRCDGQEDCQDGSDEHGCLAAVPRKVITAALIGSLVCGLLLVIALGCAFKLYSLRTQEYRAFETQMTRLEAEFVRREAPPSYGQLIAQGLIPPVEDFPVYSASQASVLQNLRTAMRRQMRRHASRRGPSRRRLGRLWNRLFHRPRAPRGQIPLLTAARTSQTVLGDGLLQPAPGAAPDPPAPRTDTGSPGAAGDGLPSAHCHAPEVGPSVPAPLGLREPECGPVDKDRKACRDPLVDSPAPMDMPRELCLAQDPQPPAPTASSTLGPHPPEPLGVCRSPPPPCSPALEASDDEALLVC, from the exons ATGGAGAAGCGGGCGGCCGCGGGGCCGGAGGGGGCGCCGGGCGCCCGGGCGCAGCTCGCCGTCGTCTGCCTGG TGAACATCGTCCTCACGGGGCGGCTCAGCAGCGCGGTTCCTGCCTTAG CTGCCTGCAGTGGGAAACTGGAGCAGCACACTGAGCGGCGTGGCGTCATCTACAGCCCCGCCTGGCCCCTCAACTACCCGCCTGGCACGAACTGCAGCTGGTACATCCAGGGCGACCGTGGGGACATGATCACCATCAG CTTCCGCAACTTTGACGTGGAGGAGTCTCACCAGTGCTCCCTGGACTGGCTCATGCTGGGCccggcggccccgccccgccAGGAGGCCTTCCGGCTCTGCGGCTCCGCCATCCCGCCCGCCTTCATCTCTGCCCGGGACCACGTCTGGATCTTCTTCCACTCTGACGCATCCAGCTCCGGCCAGGCCCAGGGCTTCCGTCTCTCATACATCCGAG GGAAGCTGGGCCAGGCATCGTGTCAGGCAGATGAGTTCCGCTGTGACAACGGCAAGTGCCTGCCGGGCCCGTGGCAGTGCAACACCGTGGATGAGTGTGGCGACGGCTCGGACGAGGGCAACTGCTCTGCGCCAGCCTCGGAGCCGCCGGGCAGCCTGTGCCCTGGGGGCACCTTCCCCTGCAGCGGGCTGCGCTCCACGCGCTGCCTGCCCGCAGAGCGGCGCTGCGACGGCACCCAGGACTGCGGCGATGGCTCTGATGAGGCCGGCTGCCCCGACCTGGCATGCGGCCGGAGGCTCGGCAGCTTCTATGGCTCCTTCGCCTCCCCCGACCTGTTCGGGGCGGCCCGTGGGCCCTCGGACCTTCACTGCACGTGGCTGGTGGACACGCAGGACCCGCGGCGCGTGCTGCTGCAGCTGGAGCTGCGGCTGGGGTACGACGACTACGTGCAGGTGTACGAGGGCCTGGGCGAGCGCGGGGACCGCCTGCTGCAGACGCTGTCCTACCGCAGCAACCACCGGCCCGTGAGCCTCGAGGCCGCCCAGGGCCGCCTCACTGTGGCTTACCACGCGCGCGCCCGCAGCGCCGGCCACGGCTTCAATGCCACCTACCAGGTGAAGGGCTACTGCCTCCCGTGGGAGCAGCCGTGCGGGAGCAGCGGCGATGGCGACGCGGGCGACCCCGGCGAGCAGGGCTGCTTCTCGGAGCCCCAGCGCTGTGACGGCTGGTGGCACTGTGCCAGCGGCCGCGACGAGCAGGGCTGCCCCACCTGCCCGCCCGACCAGTACCCCTGTGAGGGCGGCAGCGGCCTGTGCTACGCGCCTGCCGACCGCTGCAACAACCAGAAGAGCTGCCCGGACGGCGCCGATGAGAAGAACTGCTTCTCCTGCCAGCCCGGCACTTTCCACTGCGGCACCAACCTGTGCATCTTCGAGACGTGGCGCTGCGACGGCCAGGAGGACTGCCAGGACGGCAGCGACGAGCACGGCTGCCTGGCGGCCGTGCCCCGCAAGGTCATCACGGCCGCGCTCATCGGCAGCCTAGTCTGCGGCCTGCTGCTCGTCATCGCCCTGGGCTGCGCCTTCAAGCTCTACTCCTTGCGCACGCAGGAGTACAG GGCCTTCGAGACGCAGATGACGCGCCTAGAGGCCGAGTTTGTGCGGCGGGAGGCGCCCCCGTCCTACGGGCAGCTCATCGCGCAGGGCCTCATCCCGCCCGTGGAGGACTTCCCGGTCTACAGCGCTTCCCAG GCCTCGGTGCTACAGAACCTTCGCACGGCCATGCGGCGGCAGATGCGCCGGCACGCCTCCCGCCGAGGGCCGTCCCGCCGCCGCCTCGGCCGCCTGTGGAACCGGCTCTTCCACCGGCCGCGGGCGCCGCGCGGACAGATCCCGCTGCTGACCGCCGCGCGCACCTCCCAGACGGTGCTGGGTGACGGGCTCCTCCAGCCGGCACCGGGAGCCGCCCCGGACCCGCCGGCACCACGGACGGACACAGGCAGCCCCGGAGCAGCTGGGGACGGGCTCCCCAGTGCCCACTGCCACGCTCCAGAGGTGGGACCTTCTGTGCCGGCCCCCTTGGGCCTGCGGGAGCCGGAGTGCGGGCCAGTGGACAAGGACAGAAAGGCCTGCAGGGACCCTCTGGTGGACAGCCCGGCTCCTATGGACATGCCTCGGGAGCTCTGCTTGGCCCAGgaccctcagcccccagcccccactgccAGCAGCACCCTAGGCCCCCACCCACCAGAGCCACTGGGTGTCTGCAGGAGCCCCCCGCCACCCTGCTCCCCAGCATTGGAGGCCAGTGACGACGAGGCCCTGTTGGTCTGCTGA